Within Pseudomonadales bacterium, the genomic segment ACAGTCACTACGCCTGGATATTTAACAAATTGTTTTCCCGGCCAACATTCACCGGCATTGTGCGCCACCGGCAACAACGGCACTTGCGCTTTGATGGCGAGGTCCGCGCCACTGCGCGCATAGCGTCCGACTTTGCCGACTGGTGTGCGCGTGCCTTCAGGAAAAATCAGCACACAAATACCTTCAGCCAAGCGCGCGCGCCCTGCTTCGATAATGTATTTCAAGGCTTCTCGCTGCGCGCTGCGATCAATTGCAATCGGTTTAACGGTTGCCAAACCCCAGCCAAACACGGGGATTTTTAATAACTCTTTTTTCAAAATTGTGCATACCGGAGTAAACGGCAACTGTAGAAAAAAAGTCTCCCACTGGCTTTGATGTTTCGCCACCACCACATAAGGGCGCGCAGGAATATTTTCCAAACCTTCCACGCGATAACGCACACCGCACACGATGCGCAACCACACAATCACACCTCGATTCCACAAGTTAATGTAGTAAATACAAGCGCGATAACCCAACCATCTCACGAACAAAGCGGCTGTGGTGGCAATAAAGGCCGTCAACAATCCGTAACCAATATAAAAAATCAGTGAGCGCAACGCACAAAACAAGCGGAAAGCACCGCTGACTTTTGGCGAAAAATCAGGCGCATCAGAAGCTGGTGTTTTCTCAATACTCATCGTCTAGCCATTCCTGCACGATGTCGCGCGGCGTTTGCGCAATTAAAAAATCTGCCGCTTCGCTTAAATTATCGAAAACTTCTACGCCTTCAAATTCGTCGCTGTCGTCTTCCAGCATTTTCTTTTCCGTTTTTTCACCTTTGCCGGTGCGCACCAACACAGGAATACAACCGCGCGCCACGCCCGCTTGCAAATCGCGCAGGCTGTCACCAATGACGAAAGAACCCTCCAAATCACAACCCAAAGTATTGGCAATTTGATCAAACAAACCCGATTGCGGTTTGCGACAATCGCACAAATCTTCTGGTTTGTGCGGACACCACGCGATGGTGGCGATATCGCCGCCGGCATCGCGCACTAAATCCAACAAATGTTCGTGCATGACATCTAAGGCATCTTCGGTAATTAAACCGCGACCAATGCCCGATTGATTGGTGGCTACCGCAATTACAAAACCGTGTTCATACAAACGCGCGATGGCTTCGATGCTGCCATCAATCGGAATCCATTCGTCCGGTGTTTTGACAAAGGTATCAGAATCTTCGTTGATGACGCCATCGCGATCGAGTATGACTAATTTCATTTTTTATCCGGCACTAATTGTGAAATATCGGCCACTTGCAAAAACAGCGCTTGCAACTGCGCCAGTAGCGCCAAGCGATTACTGCGCAGCGCAGCGTCTTCTGCCATCACCATCACGCCATCAAAAAACGCATCCACCGGCTCGCGCAAATCCGCCAGCGCTGCCAGTGTTTGTGTGTAATTTTTACTGGCAAACAATGGTGCAACCAATGCTGTTTTTTCTGCTAACGCAGCCGCCAACACTTTTTCAGCATCTTCTTGTAACAAAGCTGCATTCACACTCGACGCAATGGAAACACCATCAGCCGATTTGCTGAGAATATTCGATACCCGTTTATTCGCCGCCGCCAAACTCGCGGCTTGTGGCAACTGGGTAAAGCTGTGCACTGCCAGAGCGCGCTGATAAATATCCAAAGGTACGGATAACTGTTTAGCTGCAACGGCATTAAAAGTTTCGGTGGCGATTTGTTCATCCAAACAAATACCGCGCAATCGTTCCAGCATGTAATCCAATACTTTTTCTTCGACATCCGCTGTTTTGAATGGCACAGCAAAGTTTTTACGCGCCTGCGTAATTAATGCACGCAAATCCAAATTTAATTCGCGTTTCAATAAAATATTGAGCGCACCAATACTGGCGCGACGCAGTGCGAACGGGTCTTTCGAACCGGTGGGGATTTGTCCGATACCAAAAATGCCTACCAAAGTATCCAAGCGATCTGCCAGCGCCACCGCGCAACCCGTCAGCGTTTGCGGCACAGCATCGCCGGCAAATTTTGGCAAGTATTGCTCACGCATCGCGGCAGCCACTTCATCCGGCTCACCATCGTGTTTAGCGTAATAACTGCCTGCGATACCCTGCATGGTGTCAAATTCTTGCACCATGTTGGACACCAAATCGCATTTGCTGAGCTGACCGGCACGCGCAGCCCAGTCACGATTGCCGCCAATTTGTTCTGCAATAAACTCTGCCAACGCAGCCACGCGCTCGCTTTTATCAAACAACGAACCCAATTCTGCTTGGAACACGATTGTTTTTAATTTTTCACAGCGATCAGCCAACGCTGTTTTCAAATCGGTATTGAAAAAGAAAGCGGCATCCGATAAGCGCGGACGAATCACGCGCTCATTGCCATCGATTACTTTAGCGGCATCTTTGCTTTCAATATTTGCCACAGTGATGAAATGTGGCAGCAACTTGCCCTGCGCGTCCACCACATGAAAATATTTTTGATGCTCGCTCATGGATGAAATCAAGGCTTCTTGCGGCACTTCCAAGAAACGCTCTTCAAATTTTCCCGCCAACGCAACCGGCCATTCCACCAACGCGGTGACTTCATCCAGCAATTCGCGCTCGATAACGGCTTTGCCGCCCAAGTTCTCTGCTACTTTTTCTACTTGCGCGACAATTTTTTTGCGGCGATTGGCAAAACAGGCTTCGACAAAATGATCGCGCAATAACTGCTGATAATCAGCAGGCGTAGCTATCGATAAATCGCCCGCCGCATGAAAGCGATGCCCGCGCGTGATGCGCCCTGCTTTTTGCGCCAAAATTTCGCAATCAATCACATCACTGCCGTACAACATCACCAACCAATGCACAGGGCGCACAAACTCCACACGCCGCGAACCCCAGCGCATGCGTTTAGGAATTGGCAATTCTTGCAGCGCTTTTTCTACCATCGCCGGCAGCAGCTCGACTGCACTGCGACCTTTTTCCAGCGCGCGAAAAACCAAGCGTTCACCTTTATCGGAAGGCGCGCGCTCTAGTTGCTCTACCGTAACACCATTGCTTTTGGCAAAACCCGCCGCCGCTGGTGTCGGTTTGCCATCCGCTGCAAAAGCCTGTGCCACAAACGGCCCTTGCTTTTCTACCGCGCGATCCGCTTGCGTAGCCGACAACGCAACTACGCGCGCAGCCAAGCGGCGCGGTGCAGCAAACAATTGCGACGCCTGTTTGTCGTAACGAAGTCCAGCGGCATCCAATTCGCGATACAGCGTTAACGCAAAACTTTTTAACAGTTCTTTTAAAGCTTTCGGCGGCAATTCTTCTGTGCCAATTTCCACCAAAAAATCTTGTGCGAGAGGAGCGTTAGACATCACAGATCTCCCTTTTGTTGTGCAGCGCGCGCTATCACTTCATCGCGCAATGCAGCGGGTGCGAGTGGAAACTGCAACGCCAATCGCGCATCGAAATACGCTTGTGCGACAGCGCGCGCCAAAGTGCGTACGCGCAAAATATAGCGCTGCCTTTCTGTCACAGAAATCGCGTGGCGCGCATCCAGCAAATTAAATGCGTGCGAGGCTTTCATCACCATTTCATACGCAGGTAATGGCAAGCATTTTTCCATCAAGCGATTAGATTCGCGCTCGTAGGTATCGAAACATTGAAACAAGAAATCGACATTGGCTTCTTCAAAATTGAAATGTGACATCTCCACTTCGTTTTGATGAAACACATCGCCGTAAGTGACTGGCTTGCCATTGGGCCCCAGCGTCCACACCAAATCAAAAATCGAATCCACGCCCTGCAAATACATCGCAATGCGTTCCAAACCGTAAGTGATTTCGCCAGTGACAGGAAAACATTCCAAACCGCCGACTTGTTGAAAGTAAGTGAACTGCGTAACTTCCATGCCGTTCAGCCATACTTCCCAACCCAAGCCCCAAGCGCCGAGTGTAGGCGATTCCCAGTTGTCTTCCACGAAACGCACATCGTGCACGGTGGTGTCGATACCGAGCGCCGTCAGCGAATCGAGATACAACTGCTGGATGTTGTCGGGCGATGGCTTCAACACCACCTGAAACTGATAGTAGTGCTGCAAGCGGTTGGGGTTTTCACCATAGCGACCATCCGCAGGACGGCGGCAGGGCTGCACATAGGCGGCGTTCCAAGTTTCAGGGCCGATGGCGCGCAAAAAAGTGGCGGGGTGAAAAGTGCCCGCACCCACCTCCATATCCAGCGGCTGCAAAATCACGCAACCTTGGCGCGCCCAGTATTGTTGCAGGGCGAGTATCAGCCCTTGGAAGGTGGAAACATCAACAGAGGAAGAGCTCACGACAGTGACATCCGCTACATTTTTAAGGAAGCGCGCATTATACAGGCATAAAAAAAGCCGCCTGTGGAGGCGGCTTCTTCTGGCTGAGCAGCGTATTAGATAGCTTGTACGTTGCTAGCTTGTGGGCCTTTTTGGCCTTGAGTCACTTCGAAGCTGACGCGTTGGCCTTCAGCCAAAGTTTTGAAGCCTGAGCCTTGGATAGCGCTGAAGTGTACGAACACATCTTTGCCATTGTCTTGCTCGATGAAGCCGAAGCCTTTGCTTTCGTTGAACCACTTAACTTTGCCAGTAGCTTGGTTAGACATTTTATTACTCCCGGGTCTTGCCCAGATAAATGAAGATAATCCGCAAAGCGGACGGTTTATCTGAAAATCCAGCACTTACTCGGGAAGAAACCAAGCGGTACTACTGCTGACAAGCGATGTTGCTAACGAGCCTTCGGTATTTCTGTGTAACTGTAGTTTTTCAGTCGTTCCAGTGTATGCAGTTGACATCGGATGTAAAGCGTTTTTTCCAGCGCCGTTGCTCAGTTCTTCGCTTCGTTCCCTTCCAGCTCAGAGCCTACGCGGTAGATATCGTCCAACTGCTCTTTGCCGGTGATGCATACATTCAAATCTTTTAGCCAACCGTTGCGCAGCGAGTAGATCCAGCCGTGTACCGCCAACTCCTGACCGCGATCCCAAGCATCTTGCACGATGGTGGTATGGCAGACATTGTTGACCTGCTCCACCACATTCAACTCACAAAACAAATTAACGCGCTGCTCTTCATCTTCAATGGCATCTAATTTTTCATGGTGTTGGCGATAAATATCTTTGATGTTGCGCAGCCAGTTATCAATCAAACCAAATTTTTGATTGCTCATCGCTGCACGCACACCGCCGCAACCGTAATGCCCTACCACCATCACATGTTTTACTTTCAACACTTCTACGGCGTATTGCAACACTGACAAGCAATTGAGATCGGTATGCACCACCACATTTGCCACATTGCGATGCACAAATACTTCACCCGGCATCAAACCGACAATTTCATTCGCTGGCACACGCGAATCGGAACAACCTATCCACAAATATTCTGGCGACTGCTGCTCAGACAACTTACCAAAAAAATCGGGATGGATTTTCTTGATGGACTCCGCCCACTGACGATTATTCTCAAAAAGATTGGGTAACAACTTCATAATGGTTCTCCCGTTAACAACTGCAAGACCGCAGTAATTCTTTCTTCACGCTGTTCGATACTATTCGCGCGAATGGTGATATGACCAACTTTTCGCAGCGGCTTTTCTGATTTTCCGTAAAAATGCACATGTACTTGCGGCAAGCGCAACACGGCATCCAGCACAGGCAGCGTGCCAATAATATTCACCATCGCTGGAAAACCCACGCAGCTTGTTTCACCCAAGGGTAGGCCAGCCACAGCGCGCACATGGTTTTCAAATTGCGATGTTTCTGCGCCTTCTATCGTCCAATGCCCTGAATTATGTACACGAGGCGCAAATTCATTCACGACCAATGCACCATCGACATCAAACAATTCCAAACACAACACACCGACATAATCCAAATCATCCAGCAAGCGTTTAGCAATCGCTTCTGCTTTTTTTTGTAATGGATCAGCTAGCAGTGCGCGTGAAGTAAAAAGAATACCGTCACGATGCACATTTTCTGATAATGGATAAAAAACGCAGTCGCCATTTTTGGCACGTGCCGCGATGATGGACACCTCGCGTTGAAAGCGCACAAAGCCTTCCAGAATTAACGGCTTGCCGCCGAGTGTTTGCCACGCAGCAGCAATATCGGCTTCGCCGCGTAATACAAATTGCCCTTTGCCGTCATAACCAAAGCGACGCGTTTTCAAAATAGCAGGCAAGCCCAACTGCGCAACTGCAGTGCGTAAATCCGCTTCACTGTCTACAGCAACATACGGTGCAGTTGGAATGTCTAACGAAGCAAAATGTTGTTTTTCGTGCAGACGATCTTGACTGACTTCCAAGGCGCGCAACGGCGGATACACCGGCACTTGTGCAGCGAGTGTTTTCAACACCGCGCTGGGCACATTTTCAAATTCGTAAGTACAAACATCCACCGCGCTGACGAGTTGCGCCAGTGCAGCGGCATCTTCATAGGGCGCGCAGAGATGGTTGCCGATCAAACCTGCACAGGCTGTTGCTTCCGGCTCCCAAAAAACAGGCTCCAACGCCAAGGGCAATCCAGCAACGCCCAGCATGCGACCCAATTGACCGCCACCCAACACGCCTACTTTCATGCGGGGTGCCGCGGATCAGGATGGGCGAGGACTTTGTCCGTCTGCTTCTGGCGATATTGTTCGTAAGCGGTGCGATATTCAGGGTATTGGTTGCCGAGCATGGCACAGGCAAGCAGTGCGGCATTGATGGCACCCGCTTTGCCAATCGCCATCGTACCCACAGGTACGCCCGCAGGCATTTGCACAATAGAAAGCAGCGAATCCACGCCATTCAGTGTTTTGGATTGCACTGGCACACCGAGTACGGGCAGCTGTGTTTTAGAGGCTGCCATACCAGGCAAATGTGCTGCACCGCCTGCTCCAGCGATGATGATGGCCAAGCCGCGCTCGGCAGCCGCAGCGGCATAGCTGAATAATTTATCGGGCGTGCGATGTGCCGATACCACTTCCACTTCGTGGGGAATGCCGAGTTCCTTGAGCGTTTCTGCGGTGTGCTGCAGCGTATCCCAGTCACTGCTGGAACCCATGATGACACCGACAAGAGGAGTATTTGCGTTCATCGCCTAAAACCGTGGCAGAAAGGCGGCACAGTTTACCGCAAGGGGTAAACTCCCGTAACCTTCAGGCAACAGCGCGATCACACCAGCCGAGAGGGAAATCATGAGCGAAGCACAGCACGACACACAGCGCAGCATCCGCGCCATCGAACAACATATCGAAAAAATTGCCACTCACCCGTTGATTGTCAAACCGCCCTCTACCTGGCGCGAGTTGCTGCTGCAATTTTTGAAAGGAGCGGCGTTTGGTTTAGGTAGCGTGGCTGGTGCGGGGATTATTTTGTCGCTGATTGTTTTTTTATTGTCACAAATTCAATTTGTGCCCATCTTGGGCGAGTTCATCAAAGATATTTTGGCGCAGATACAACCGCCGACGCATTGATCAAAATGCATGTTTTTTCTGGAAACGCTTGCGAAAAATCAATTGCACAAATGACCAAAAAGAACGTGGATTGCGATACGCGCGGATCTGCGAAGCACTACGATTGAAATAATTCACAGGAATTTCAATCACACGCAGGCGTTTATCCAAGCAAGCAATCATCATCTCGGCAGAAAACTCTGGCCCACGCGCCGATAACTCAGGCGCAATGGCATCCCAAGTGCTGCGCCAAAAAACGCGCAGCGTGCAGCCTGCATCGGTAAACCGAGCCTCACGATCCCACCACAACATTTCCACCAGCTTACCTAGTGCGGTATGCGCCATGCGCAATAAGCCGCGCATCGTGGAATCCTGCTCAATCAACTGTCGCGTGGTGCGCGTGCCGATCACCATGTCAGCATCACACAAGTAAGCAAACAGTTTGCTGATGTCGCGTGCAGAAAAAGAATAATCCGCTTCCGTCAACGCAATTATATCGGCCTGCACATTTTTTATGGCGTAATGCAATTTCTCACCATAACGCACACAGCCAGTAGGGCAGAGAATGGCAGATACGCCCATCGTTTGCACGACAGATAACAACAAATTTTGCTCAGGCAGCACCACGAAAATTTCATCAAATACTGATAGCTCACGGTATCGCTCTATCGTAAAAGCAATATTTTCTTCGTCACCTTCCGCATAAATCAGCAGCGCTTTTCGACTGCTTGCAAAATGCACATTGCGATCGTGATAACGCGCTAAAGCCAAGGAGTCGCGATCATTGATGTTCACATAAGTGCCTGTTAGAGAAAAAGCTTGTCCGCGCTCACCCGCTTGCAATAGATCATTCAGTAGAGTGACAAAATCTACTGTAGAAGATTTTTGGTACGCTTGTTCAATACAAGGGAAAATCTTTGGCGAACAGATAAAAGTTCCCGTTCCCATTGCATCATTACTCACTACCACGGGTTTTTCTTGCAATTGTTGCAAGACGCCATTGCATGCAATCAACGCATAATTTTTGCGAATCAACTCCGCATCATCCACTTTCATACTTGCGCAAGTGAATAAAGCCTCGCGCCAAGGCACAGCCAATAACTCCGCATGATTCGCACTGAGGTAGCATTCATCGCACAACATGATACAAAAATGTGTAGCAATATATTGCCGTGATAACAAAACCGACCACGCCCAACCTTTGTCGAGATCCGTGTTCTCTACATAATGCAGATGCACATGAAAACGAGAACCATCACCCAAATGCTGACAAATTTGCTCACCGAGATGACCAATCACAATCACAATATTTTTGATTGCTAAGTCATCTCGCATGATGGCAATGATGCGCTCAATATTCGGCATACCATTGATGGCTAACAATGCTTTATGTTGATTTTCTGTATACGGCGCGGCGCGCGAACCTTTGCCCGCAGCGGGAATCAGTCCCCATAGAGGTTCAGGCGCATCACTCATTGGGCCGCTTCCTTAACCGATAAAACAACAACCAAAAAATAAACTTGAGCGTTTCCGCACCGTGCGACATTTTTGACGCACCGCACTGACGCGGTGAAAAATTGACAGGAACTTCTGCAATCACAATATCGCGCTGCGCCAAGCCA encodes:
- a CDS encoding lysophospholipid acyltransferase family protein produces the protein MSIEKTPASDAPDFSPKVSGAFRLFCALRSLIFYIGYGLLTAFIATTAALFVRWLGYRACIYYINLWNRGVIVWLRIVCGVRYRVEGLENIPARPYVVVAKHQSQWETFFLQLPFTPVCTILKKELLKIPVFGWGLATVKPIAIDRSAQREALKYIIEAGRARLAEGICVLIFPEGTRTPVGKVGRYARSGADLAIKAQVPLLPVAHNAGECWPGKQFVKYPGVVTVVIGAPLLPDGCDSKTLMTRAEQWIESEVQRVSQYR
- the gmhB gene encoding D-glycero-beta-D-manno-heptose 1,7-bisphosphate 7-phosphatase: MKLVILDRDGVINEDSDTFVKTPDEWIPIDGSIEAIARLYEHGFVIAVATNQSGIGRGLITEDALDVMHEHLLDLVRDAGGDIATIAWCPHKPEDLCDCRKPQSGLFDQIANTLGCDLEGSFVIGDSLRDLQAGVARGCIPVLVRTGKGEKTEKKMLEDDSDEFEGVEVFDNLSEAADFLIAQTPRDIVQEWLDDEY
- the glyS gene encoding glycine--tRNA ligase subunit beta — translated: MSNAPLAQDFLVEIGTEELPPKALKELLKSFALTLYRELDAAGLRYDKQASQLFAAPRRLAARVVALSATQADRAVEKQGPFVAQAFAADGKPTPAAAGFAKSNGVTVEQLERAPSDKGERLVFRALEKGRSAVELLPAMVEKALQELPIPKRMRWGSRRVEFVRPVHWLVMLYGSDVIDCEILAQKAGRITRGHRFHAAGDLSIATPADYQQLLRDHFVEACFANRRKKIVAQVEKVAENLGGKAVIERELLDEVTALVEWPVALAGKFEERFLEVPQEALISSMSEHQKYFHVVDAQGKLLPHFITVANIESKDAAKVIDGNERVIRPRLSDAAFFFNTDLKTALADRCEKLKTIVFQAELGSLFDKSERVAALAEFIAEQIGGNRDWAARAGQLSKCDLVSNMVQEFDTMQGIAGSYYAKHDGEPDEVAAAMREQYLPKFAGDAVPQTLTGCAVALADRLDTLVGIFGIGQIPTGSKDPFALRRASIGALNILLKRELNLDLRALITQARKNFAVPFKTADVEEKVLDYMLERLRGICLDEQIATETFNAVAAKQLSVPLDIYQRALAVHSFTQLPQAASLAAANKRVSNILSKSADGVSIASSVNAALLQEDAEKVLAAALAEKTALVAPLFASKNYTQTLAALADLREPVDAFFDGVMVMAEDAALRSNRLALLAQLQALFLQVADISQLVPDKK
- the glyQ gene encoding glycine--tRNA ligase subunit alpha; protein product: MSSSSVDVSTFQGLILALQQYWARQGCVILQPLDMEVGAGTFHPATFLRAIGPETWNAAYVQPCRRPADGRYGENPNRLQHYYQFQVVLKPSPDNIQQLYLDSLTALGIDTTVHDVRFVEDNWESPTLGAWGLGWEVWLNGMEVTQFTYFQQVGGLECFPVTGEITYGLERIAMYLQGVDSIFDLVWTLGPNGKPVTYGDVFHQNEVEMSHFNFEEANVDFLFQCFDTYERESNRLMEKCLPLPAYEMVMKASHAFNLLDARHAISVTERQRYILRVRTLARAVAQAYFDARLALQFPLAPAALRDEVIARAAQQKGDL
- a CDS encoding cold-shock protein, translated to MSNQATGKVKWFNESKGFGFIEQDNGKDVFVHFSAIQGSGFKTLAEGQRVSFEVTQGQKGPQASNVQAI
- the can gene encoding carbonate dehydratase; its protein translation is MKLLPNLFENNRQWAESIKKIHPDFFGKLSEQQSPEYLWIGCSDSRVPANEIVGLMPGEVFVHRNVANVVVHTDLNCLSVLQYAVEVLKVKHVMVVGHYGCGGVRAAMSNQKFGLIDNWLRNIKDIYRQHHEKLDAIEDEEQRVNLFCELNVVEQVNNVCHTTIVQDAWDRGQELAVHGWIYSLRNGWLKDLNVCITGKEQLDDIYRVGSELEGNEAKN
- a CDS encoding 5-(carboxyamino)imidazole ribonucleotide synthase; this translates as MKVGVLGGGQLGRMLGVAGLPLALEPVFWEPEATACAGLIGNHLCAPYEDAAALAQLVSAVDVCTYEFENVPSAVLKTLAAQVPVYPPLRALEVSQDRLHEKQHFASLDIPTAPYVAVDSEADLRTAVAQLGLPAILKTRRFGYDGKGQFVLRGEADIAAAWQTLGGKPLILEGFVRFQREVSIIAARAKNGDCVFYPLSENVHRDGILFTSRALLADPLQKKAEAIAKRLLDDLDYVGVLCLELFDVDGALVVNEFAPRVHNSGHWTIEGAETSQFENHVRAVAGLPLGETSCVGFPAMVNIIGTLPVLDAVLRLPQVHVHFYGKSEKPLRKVGHITIRANSIEQREERITAVLQLLTGEPL
- the purE gene encoding 5-(carboxyamino)imidazole ribonucleotide mutase; amino-acid sequence: MNANTPLVGVIMGSSSDWDTLQHTAETLKELGIPHEVEVVSAHRTPDKLFSYAAAAAERGLAIIIAGAGGAAHLPGMAASKTQLPVLGVPVQSKTLNGVDSLLSIVQMPAGVPVGTMAIGKAGAINAALLACAMLGNQYPEYRTAYEQYRQKQTDKVLAHPDPRHPA
- a CDS encoding DUF5665 domain-containing protein, with the translated sequence MSEAQHDTQRSIRAIEQHIEKIATHPLIVKPPSTWRELLLQFLKGAAFGLGSVAGAGIILSLIVFLLSQIQFVPILGEFIKDILAQIQPPTH
- a CDS encoding NTP transferase domain-containing protein, with the protein product MSDAPEPLWGLIPAAGKGSRAAPYTENQHKALLAINGMPNIERIIAIMRDDLAIKNIVIVIGHLGEQICQHLGDGSRFHVHLHYVENTDLDKGWAWSVLLSRQYIATHFCIMLCDECYLSANHAELLAVPWREALFTCASMKVDDAELIRKNYALIACNGVLQQLQEKPVVVSNDAMGTGTFICSPKIFPCIEQAYQKSSTVDFVTLLNDLLQAGERGQAFSLTGTYVNINDRDSLALARYHDRNVHFASSRKALLIYAEGDEENIAFTIERYRELSVFDEIFVVLPEQNLLLSVVQTMGVSAILCPTGCVRYGEKLHYAIKNVQADIIALTEADYSFSARDISKLFAYLCDADMVIGTRTTRQLIEQDSTMRGLLRMAHTALGKLVEMLWWDREARFTDAGCTLRVFWRSTWDAIAPELSARGPEFSAEMMIACLDKRLRVIEIPVNYFNRSASQIRAYRNPRSFWSFVQLIFRKRFQKKHAF